In the genome of Leptospira noumeaensis, one region contains:
- the gshAB gene encoding bifunctional glutamate--cysteine ligase GshA/glutathione synthetase GshB, translating into MTDTKPLPSGFEDLEISTQIIIRDALARGIQVEMVDRKENFLRLIQGNHSEFVKEASKTRLDSLMTYLVMENKIASKLVLKENGIRVPVGRNYSNLEEALADYTFFLDKKKVIKPVTTNFGLGIGISEPGDSLDKFTSFVKIALGLSNSIIIEEFIEGPEYRFLVLGEEVIAVCNRVPANVTGDGKSSIRELILKKNEDPRRGEGHKTALEKIQMSEVELQILKDQGLNFGSIPSSGEQIFLRKNSNISTGGDSLDVTDNVHPDFKAIAVSAAKAAGAMICGIDIISSQIESKPNVKTYAILEINFNPVLYIHEFPYSGKPRFVGDKILDLLGFH; encoded by the coding sequence GTGACGGATACAAAACCATTACCTTCTGGCTTTGAAGATTTAGAAATTTCCACACAGATCATCATTCGAGATGCATTAGCTCGCGGGATCCAAGTTGAGATGGTAGACCGAAAGGAAAATTTCCTTCGGCTCATACAAGGAAATCATTCTGAATTTGTCAAGGAGGCAAGTAAAACAAGACTCGATAGTTTGATGACCTACCTCGTTATGGAGAATAAAATCGCCTCTAAACTTGTGTTAAAGGAAAATGGGATTCGTGTTCCCGTTGGCCGAAATTATTCGAATTTGGAAGAAGCCCTTGCCGACTACACTTTCTTTTTAGATAAAAAGAAAGTGATAAAGCCTGTGACAACCAACTTTGGACTAGGAATCGGAATCTCCGAACCGGGAGATAGTTTAGATAAGTTTACATCTTTTGTAAAAATTGCTCTTGGACTTTCTAATTCTATCATCATTGAAGAATTTATTGAAGGGCCTGAATATCGATTTTTAGTTCTTGGGGAGGAAGTGATCGCCGTTTGTAACCGAGTGCCGGCAAACGTGACAGGGGATGGAAAAAGTTCAATTCGGGAGTTGATTTTAAAAAAGAATGAAGACCCGAGACGGGGCGAAGGCCATAAAACCGCATTGGAAAAAATTCAAATGTCGGAAGTGGAATTACAAATTCTAAAAGACCAAGGTTTAAATTTTGGATCCATTCCTAGTTCAGGAGAACAAATCTTTCTTAGAAAAAATTCCAACATTTCTACAGGTGGGGATTCATTAGATGTAACGGACAATGTACATCCGGATTTTAAAGCCATTGCTGTCTCTGCGGCCAAAGCGGCTGGGGCTATGATTTGTGGGATCGATATCATCTCTTCTCAGATTGAATCAAAACCGAATGTAAAAACCTACGCCATTCTAGAAATCAATTTCAATCCAGTGCTTTATATCCATGAGTTTCCATACTCCGGCAAACCAAGGTTTGTTGGGGATAAAATTTTAGATTTACTGGGCTTTCATTGA
- the gshA gene encoding glutamate--cysteine ligase, translating to MKSKLLTSTKKNSTRTLLSEEYRACLLSAKHGLERESARVDGKSQLASTPHPKSLGSSLTHPLIKTDFAEAQIEYATNVHKSIPDALRELTELHAFTASRLGSEYLWPFSMPPVLPTENKIEVGNYGTSIEGRKKTIYRNGLGHRYGKKMQTISGVHYNISFDTCMLSVVSEKRFKKPLAPTTKSQIYFDTIRNFYRISPALLYLFGSSSLTDVTFTEESKQIKKRDSKTLKSDFATTLRLSSIGYTSKVQGKYPISVNSLEEYASDMCQVVSKSYTPYKAFNGKPTNQLNDHILQLENEYYSLVRPKQVPKGDERVVDALVERGVEYLEIRLLDLDPFSAIGVEENRLYFLHMVLLYCMLNESPKADLVEMADWRKNQEVTTWFGRKEETKIKFLGEEMNLRDLTYQLFVEIQPIADLLDDNDANGPYSKAWESLWEKWNDPSQLGSTMSELDLEIHKSSFRDFGLTLAKLHKEELLNYPLPPNLVKYYEDLSEQSIYEQQKIENLEGSNLKKNQKPIQIKPLKLCSGV from the coding sequence ATGAAATCAAAGTTATTAACATCGACTAAAAAAAATTCAACACGTACATTATTATCAGAAGAATACAGAGCTTGTTTGCTAAGCGCCAAACATGGATTAGAGAGGGAAAGTGCCAGGGTAGATGGAAAATCTCAGCTGGCATCCACTCCTCATCCCAAATCACTCGGATCAAGTCTGACCCATCCTTTGATTAAAACAGATTTTGCCGAAGCACAAATTGAATATGCAACGAATGTTCACAAATCCATTCCTGATGCCTTACGAGAACTCACAGAGTTACATGCTTTTACGGCAAGCCGCTTGGGTTCCGAATACCTTTGGCCTTTTAGTATGCCTCCGGTTTTACCAACAGAAAACAAAATTGAAGTAGGAAACTATGGAACTTCTATAGAAGGTCGAAAAAAAACCATCTATCGGAATGGTCTGGGCCATAGGTATGGAAAAAAGATGCAAACCATTTCGGGAGTGCATTACAATATTTCTTTCGACACTTGTATGTTGTCTGTCGTCTCTGAAAAACGTTTTAAAAAACCTTTGGCTCCAACAACCAAATCGCAGATTTATTTTGATACCATTCGTAACTTTTATAGAATTTCGCCTGCCTTATTGTATTTATTTGGGTCATCTAGTTTAACAGATGTTACTTTTACGGAAGAATCCAAACAAATCAAAAAACGAGATTCTAAAACTTTAAAATCAGACTTTGCTACAACCCTTCGCCTATCTAGTATTGGTTATACAAGTAAAGTACAGGGAAAATATCCTATCTCTGTAAATTCTTTAGAAGAATATGCTTCTGATATGTGTCAGGTGGTTTCCAAATCCTACACTCCTTACAAAGCGTTCAATGGAAAACCAACCAACCAGTTGAATGACCATATCCTACAATTGGAAAATGAATACTATTCTCTTGTTCGACCAAAACAGGTTCCAAAAGGAGATGAACGCGTAGTGGATGCTCTTGTGGAACGGGGTGTGGAGTATTTAGAAATTAGACTTCTAGATTTGGATCCATTTTCAGCGATCGGTGTCGAGGAAAATAGACTCTATTTTTTACATATGGTTCTTCTTTATTGTATGTTGAATGAATCACCTAAAGCTGATTTGGTGGAAATGGCGGATTGGAGAAAAAACCAAGAGGTCACCACTTGGTTCGGTAGAAAAGAGGAAACTAAAATTAAATTTCTCGGAGAAGAGATGAACCTTCGGGATTTGACATACCAACTTTTTGTCGAAATCCAACCTATCGCTGATCTTTTAGATGACAATGATGCAAATGGCCCCTATAGCAAAGCCTGGGAAAGTCTTTGGGAAAAATGGAATGATCCTAGCCAACTTGGTTCTACTATGTCTGAACTTGATTTAGAAATTCATAAATCTAGTTTTCGAGACTTTGGACTAACTCTTGCTAAATTGCATAAAGAAGAACTTCTGAATTACCCACTTCCACCAAATCTTGTGAAGTATTATGAAGATTTAAGTGAACAATCCATTTACGAACAACAAAAGATAGAAAACTTAGAAGGCAGCAATTTAAAGAAAAATCAAAAACCCATTCAAATCAAACCCTTAAAACTTTGTAGTGGGGTTTGA